One window of Candidatus Korarchaeum sp. genomic DNA carries:
- a CDS encoding ABC transporter substrate-binding protein — translation MSRNVMYAILSAILIALLLPAFSPVSAAPVEFKPNKYGWFDSIVFFGEPDHAKAVEMLIKGDMDVYFIDLSEPDLYRKIKQSPELAYDFSFGLYYDLTFNPVGPTFPKTGELNPFSNKKIREAMNYIIDRDYIVNEILGGLGMPKFVPFIKLLPEGQRYLDVISKIESKYAYDFEKGKAIIESEMKKMGAELVGGKWYYKGKPVTLHFIIRVEDARRAIGDYISNQLERLGFTVDRMYKTSREASPLWIRGDPAEGKWHLYTGGWITTAVSRDDSDNFQFFYTPDSPMAWSPLWRAYKPDSEFRDIANKLAMKQFKTMEERDQMMRKALWMAIEDSARLWIVDQTAVWARRKGINLVADYAAGYAAASWAFTANKGKVGGTARISSAEVIIDPWNPSGPNGGASNWIYDVMIYGYALTDSAFLLHPQTGLAIPLNVKSVYMEVVKGTPTHQNEESKNWLTLKWVDSVKVPPDAWASWDVKGQRMVTAKEANVTEAKVKFVVNYGPVLGKVAYHDGSIRSLADFIFGYVVDHERMNPESKIYDESVADYLKSFYEPFKAWRIISTDPLVIEYYVDYIHLDAELIASAYTIWPSMPWHSYFIGVLAEENKELAFGADKANALNVEWMNYIAGPSLEILKKYLDKAYNEGLIPYPNFFKDYIKVEEAKRRYSLLRDFYNKYKHFFISDGPYYLAAADAIAHTCTIKSIRTLPYKIEKIARDIEEFKLFPYTFVGIGYDKSIILKYFPTAEVLTGPSGVSLVVGGPAVNVHTKLAFEKAGIKMDHKTLSLPTGEKYESKYGSLDYGIATLIDKNLYVAGTSRYGTEAALLYLLKNKVNAGTIIVKWQDTNRNGAVDENEISLELQKP, via the coding sequence ATGAGTAGGAATGTGATGTACGCGATCCTATCGGCTATTCTAATAGCGCTCTTGCTCCCAGCATTCAGCCCCGTTTCAGCAGCACCAGTCGAGTTCAAACCGAACAAGTACGGCTGGTTCGACTCAATAGTCTTCTTCGGCGAGCCCGATCATGCGAAGGCAGTGGAGATGCTGATAAAGGGCGATATGGACGTATACTTCATAGACCTCTCAGAGCCCGATCTCTACAGGAAGATAAAGCAGAGCCCAGAGCTAGCCTATGATTTCTCCTTCGGGCTTTACTACGATTTAACTTTCAACCCAGTCGGTCCGACATTCCCGAAGACGGGGGAGCTCAACCCATTCAGTAACAAGAAGATAAGGGAGGCCATGAACTACATAATCGATAGGGATTACATAGTGAACGAGATATTGGGCGGCTTAGGTATGCCTAAGTTCGTCCCGTTCATCAAATTGCTCCCGGAGGGCCAGAGGTATCTAGATGTGATAAGTAAGATAGAGAGCAAGTACGCTTACGATTTCGAGAAGGGTAAGGCCATAATAGAGAGCGAGATGAAGAAGATGGGAGCGGAGTTAGTGGGAGGGAAGTGGTACTATAAGGGCAAGCCCGTCACACTGCACTTCATAATAAGGGTTGAGGATGCCAGAAGGGCTATAGGAGATTATATCTCAAACCAATTGGAGAGGCTAGGCTTTACTGTCGATAGGATGTATAAGACTAGCAGGGAGGCATCTCCTCTCTGGATAAGGGGAGATCCTGCTGAGGGTAAGTGGCATCTCTACACGGGAGGATGGATAACTACAGCTGTCAGCAGGGACGATTCAGATAACTTCCAGTTCTTCTACACGCCTGACAGTCCGATGGCCTGGAGCCCGCTCTGGCGTGCCTATAAACCTGATTCGGAGTTCAGGGACATAGCGAATAAGCTAGCTATGAAGCAGTTCAAGACGATGGAGGAGAGAGATCAGATGATGAGGAAAGCTCTCTGGATGGCCATAGAGGATAGTGCCAGATTATGGATAGTGGATCAGACAGCTGTATGGGCCCGCAGGAAGGGGATAAATCTTGTAGCGGATTACGCTGCAGGTTATGCTGCAGCATCATGGGCTTTCACAGCGAATAAGGGTAAGGTAGGAGGGACCGCGAGGATATCGAGCGCTGAGGTGATAATAGATCCTTGGAACCCATCTGGGCCTAACGGTGGAGCTTCCAATTGGATATACGATGTGATGATATACGGATACGCTCTAACAGATTCAGCTTTCCTGCTCCACCCACAGACGGGTCTCGCTATACCTCTTAACGTGAAGAGCGTATATATGGAAGTCGTAAAGGGAACCCCGACGCATCAGAATGAGGAGAGCAAGAACTGGCTCACGTTGAAGTGGGTTGATAGCGTTAAAGTGCCTCCCGATGCTTGGGCTTCATGGGACGTCAAGGGGCAGCGTATGGTAACAGCGAAGGAGGCTAATGTTACTGAGGCCAAGGTGAAGTTCGTAGTCAACTATGGCCCAGTCTTGGGCAAAGTGGCTTATCATGATGGCTCCATCAGATCCCTGGCTGACTTCATATTCGGCTACGTAGTTGATCATGAGAGGATGAACCCGGAGAGCAAGATATACGATGAATCAGTAGCTGATTACCTGAAATCCTTCTACGAGCCGTTCAAGGCGTGGAGGATAATCAGCACTGATCCCCTGGTCATAGAGTACTACGTTGATTATATACACCTAGATGCGGAGCTCATAGCATCAGCTTACACGATATGGCCCTCTATGCCATGGCACTCCTACTTCATAGGCGTGCTAGCTGAGGAGAACAAGGAGCTCGCGTTCGGCGCCGATAAAGCTAACGCCTTGAACGTCGAGTGGATGAACTACATAGCTGGACCCAGCCTCGAGATACTCAAGAAGTACTTAGATAAAGCATATAATGAGGGACTGATACCGTACCCGAACTTCTTCAAGGACTACATAAAAGTTGAGGAAGCTAAGAGGAGGTACTCCCTCTTGAGAGACTTCTACAACAAGTACAAGCACTTCTTCATATCCGACGGTCCTTACTACTTAGCTGCGGCTGATGCTATAGCTCACACTTGCACGATAAAGTCTATCAGGACGCTACCGTATAAGATAGAGAAGATAGCTAGGGACATAGAGGAGTTCAAGCTATTCCCGTACACGTTCGTCGGGATAGGCTACGATAAGAGCATAATACTTAAGTACTTCCCGACTGCTGAAGTGCTGACTGGACCATCTGGCGTTAGCTTAGTCGTCGGTGGGCCCGCTGTGAATGTGCATACGAAGCTAGCCTTCGAGAAAGCAGGGATAAAGATGGACCACAAGACTCTCAGCCTCCCGACTGGAGAGAAGTACGAGTCGAAGTACGGTAGTCTAGATTACGGTATAGCCACACTGATAGATAAGAATCTCTACGTAGCGGGCACGAGCAGGTACGGTACTGAGGCAGCTTTGCTCTACTTACTGAAGAACAAGGTGAACGCTGGTACTATAATCGTTAAGTGGCAGGACACCAACAGGAACGGAGCCGTGGACGAGAACGAGATATCTCTAGAGTTGCAGAAACCCTAA
- a CDS encoding nucleoside-diphosphate kinase, whose translation MSLSYFERRDPIEREVFMDLRERFLSEAEDEHIKSLQYFSFAMIKPDAFARGLAPEIVERLRENFIIGAVKLTEMDAQMIDELYMFVKQRYRDSWWIMPKVFSQAPVVAIMLVSESGESCLKLRELVGPTTPEAGKPGNLRYDMKGANRALNIIHAADDPASAIREALVFFEMDEVLDAMLSEEDASFDPDELVPEEPVNLSRWKSFNSIKSEALEFLESGRSRLQEALDREAEIVAKDLPLDDERLALMEVEAEISFLSSKILSDLSSELVRIARMPASLSKGKLAERMEDSIIALKIIELLSDEVKLSKERDFDRILLSAISMGLVKSEWEEVLLHSTWAVMPQMIRDLRGVNKPLLSVEAETL comes from the coding sequence ATGAGCCTATCTTACTTCGAGAGGAGGGATCCGATAGAGAGAGAGGTTTTCATGGATTTGAGGGAGAGGTTCTTATCTGAAGCCGAAGATGAACACATAAAATCCCTTCAATATTTCTCCTTCGCTATGATAAAGCCTGATGCTTTCGCGAGGGGCTTAGCGCCGGAGATAGTTGAGAGGCTCAGGGAGAACTTCATAATAGGGGCTGTGAAACTGACCGAGATGGATGCTCAGATGATAGACGAGCTTTACATGTTCGTGAAGCAGAGGTACAGGGATTCTTGGTGGATAATGCCAAAGGTCTTCAGCCAGGCTCCTGTAGTGGCTATCATGTTAGTCAGCGAATCCGGGGAGTCCTGCCTCAAGCTGAGGGAACTCGTGGGACCCACTACTCCAGAGGCAGGGAAGCCAGGGAACTTGAGGTATGATATGAAGGGAGCTAACAGGGCCCTGAATATAATACATGCTGCTGATGACCCGGCCTCAGCCATAAGGGAAGCTCTCGTCTTCTTCGAGATGGATGAAGTATTGGATGCGATGCTCTCCGAGGAGGATGCTAGCTTCGATCCCGATGAATTAGTTCCTGAGGAGCCTGTGAATCTATCTAGGTGGAAGAGCTTCAACTCGATAAAGAGCGAAGCCCTCGAATTCCTGGAGTCCGGCAGATCCAGGCTTCAGGAAGCCCTAGATAGGGAAGCTGAGATAGTAGCTAAGGATCTACCTTTAGATGATGAGAGATTGGCTTTAATGGAGGTAGAGGCTGAGATATCCTTCCTCTCATCTAAGATCTTAAGTGATCTGAGTTCGGAGCTCGTGAGGATAGCTAGGATGCCGGCTTCCCTCAGCAAGGGTAAGCTGGCTGAGAGGATGGAGGACTCTATCATAGCCCTCAAGATAATCGAGCTGCTCAGCGATGAAGTGAAACTATCTAAGGAGAGGGATTTCGATAGGATACTGCTATCAGCTATCTCAATGGGCCTCGTGAAATCGGAATGGGAGGAAGTGCTCCTCCACAGCACTTGGGCAGTCATGCCGCAGATGATCAGGGACCTGAGGGGGGTCAATAAACCTCTCCTCTCAGTGGAGGCGGAAACATTATAA
- a CDS encoding DUF711 family protein, which produces MIFRAVTLHLNDPELYSSYSDYLMKLSSRLNSLSSRVVLPRAYDEVSLDLKAAYSGKGSKAFEIAWDLLKGGYFTSISLSSDPSEIYRASEFLFRISEELGPEYATMFALGSGEPPETPYFPLTKSENFGLSFSLLYPSDLYGALTEAEEPDLTLRYALSRVFKEAERRVGEAVGELGEAVPIIGIDFSLSPWMEESVAEVVSLVARSPFLGPGTPSALLEINEAILESSEGMRRIGFNEIMLPMAEDDLLKELSLRLEMRARDLALLTPYCLAGLDMAVLPLSVGRGDLAKLIRDVIASSRVKGRTIGLRIILADAEPGEQIELRRFGKVPVMMP; this is translated from the coding sequence ATGATATTCAGAGCTGTGACCCTCCACTTAAATGATCCCGAGCTCTATTCCTCCTATTCCGATTACCTAATGAAGCTATCCTCTAGGCTGAATTCACTCTCCTCTAGAGTCGTGCTCCCCAGGGCTTACGATGAAGTGAGCCTGGATCTCAAGGCCGCTTATTCCGGAAAGGGGTCTAAGGCATTTGAAATAGCATGGGATCTACTCAAAGGGGGTTACTTCACCTCAATATCCCTTAGCAGCGATCCCTCTGAGATCTACAGAGCCTCTGAATTCCTCTTCAGGATATCCGAGGAACTCGGGCCTGAATATGCGACTATGTTCGCTCTAGGGTCAGGAGAGCCACCGGAAACACCCTATTTTCCACTGACTAAATCTGAAAATTTCGGATTGAGCTTCTCCCTCCTCTACCCATCGGATCTCTATGGGGCTTTAACTGAAGCTGAGGAGCCCGATTTAACTCTCAGGTATGCCCTCTCGAGAGTTTTCAAGGAGGCTGAGCGTAGGGTCGGAGAAGCGGTAGGGGAATTAGGTGAAGCTGTCCCTATAATAGGGATAGATTTCTCCCTGAGCCCTTGGATGGAGGAGAGCGTAGCTGAGGTAGTCAGCCTAGTCGCGAGATCCCCGTTCTTAGGGCCGGGAACGCCCTCGGCTCTCTTGGAGATAAATGAGGCCATATTGGAGTCATCTGAGGGGATGAGGAGGATCGGCTTCAATGAGATTATGCTGCCGATGGCAGAGGATGACCTCCTGAAGGAGCTATCATTGAGGCTAGAGATGAGAGCTAGGGATCTGGCTCTGCTAACACCTTATTGCTTGGCCGGTCTCGATATGGCCGTGCTACCCCTGAGCGTCGGGAGGGGAGATTTAGCTAAGCTGATAAGGGATGTGATAGCATCTAGCCGCGTTAAAGGTAGGACGATAGGGCTCAGGATAATCTTAGCTGATGCCGAACCAGGGGAGCAAATCGAGCTCAGGAGGTTCGGGAAGGTCCCTGTGATGATGCCCTAG
- a CDS encoding helix-turn-helix domain-containing protein, translated as MLIQPCEVIVKTLIPSVRAAVSRELIEKHGLRQVDVANFLGVTQAAISQYMRGARGGIMDLSSDEEVMEVVRRIAEGIVKGDLDKYEVSLLTCEICYRVRRKGLYRSSGVKMKGKYKEAIDLVCREYDGMRERSGILERLK; from the coding sequence ATGCTGATACAACCGTGCGAAGTCATAGTGAAGACGCTTATACCTTCCGTCAGGGCAGCTGTCTCGAGGGAGCTGATAGAGAAGCACGGCTTGAGGCAAGTGGATGTAGCGAATTTCTTGGGGGTTACGCAAGCTGCGATAAGTCAGTACATGAGGGGGGCGAGGGGAGGGATAATGGACTTGAGCTCGGATGAAGAGGTAATGGAAGTAGTTAGGAGGATCGCTGAGGGCATAGTCAAGGGGGATCTGGATAAATACGAGGTATCCTTGCTAACATGTGAGATATGCTACCGGGTGAGGAGGAAGGGGCTCTATAGGAGCTCGGGGGTGAAGATGAAGGGGAAGTATAAGGAGGCGATAGATCTAGTTTGCAGGGAGTACGATGGGATGAGGGAGAGGAGTGGGATACTTGAGCGGTTGAAGTGA